The nucleotide window CAgtcaaagatttcaaatttgaaaactctCAATGGTTatcatgtcttcaagatatacATCTAAATGACTTTCAAGTCTATAAAAGTCTGCTCCATTGAAATCTTTAGGATAAAACTCAGCAAGACGAATCAATTTGTGCTTGTCAAAAGCAGAAAAACTATTCTTTGGACTTAAACGTGCCACTGAAAGAAGAAGCTCTGTATTTGCCTCAGTGAAACGACTATTCAACTCTTGAAGTTGCATATCAATAACGGCATAAAATACTTCAATACGATAATAATGCGAAAATGTAATCCTTTCATGTCCACGTTTGGGTCGTCCTTCAGGTGTATAGTTCTCCTCTAAATCAGGCACAGATATATCAAATTtgttgcaaaatatagaaatcTCACTCATAAAAGAGTCCCAACCATTATCTCTCAAATTTTGAAGGCATGTTTTTGATACAATAACTAAATTCATAGCATTTACAATATCTTGATCTTTCCGTTGGAGTGCTTATGAAAGCGTGTCAGTTATCCCCAAAACTTTATACATCAAATGTAAGCcaaatataaattcaaaatttcgcAAGGAACGTATCAATTCAAGTGCCTCCCATTTTCCTTTacttatattttttgcaataaaatcTAATGCCTTAATCACAGAGGGATACATGTTGACTAAATTGACTGAGGCATCATAGTGAGAACTCCAGCGAGTATCACTAGGTCGTTTGAGACTCATCTCTTGATTTAATCCTCGTCCTGTTTGAAGTTCACTTAACTCAAGTGCTTCAGCAATTCTCATGCATTCTGCTTCCCGAATAAGCTCAGACCTTTTGCAAGAAGTAGAGAAAAAATTTGACAATCTggataatatttcaaaaaataaccCAGTTACAAGATGATGTTCAGCAACAACAACTAGTGCCAATTGGAGTTGATGTGCAAAACAATGAATATAATATGCAGACTCATTATCATTTAATATAAGAGTCTTCAGTCCATTAAATGCTCCTTTCATATTGCTTGCTCCATTATAACCTTGTCCACGTAAGCTTGCTATGCTCAATCCATACTTGCAAAATGTTTCTTCTACTGCTGCTTTTAATGATACGACACTTGTTTCAAGAACATGTACAAGGGCAAGAAATTGCTCAACTACTTGACCcttttcattaacaaattgtAATACAATAGCCATTTGTTCTTTAGTTGATACATCTCGAGAATCATCAagcaatatagaaaaaaaagtacCTCCAAGCTCCTTCATAATAACATTTGCAGTTTCTATTGCACAAGCTCTTGTAATATCTTTTTGTATATCGGGAGATGTGAGCTTGTTATTCTCTGGAGCATTCTTCAATACAACTTTATCAATTTGGCTATTGATCTTTGCAAATGGTTTCAATATCTCGATAAAATTTCCTCTATTGAAAGAGGGTTCACTTTCATCATGCCCTCGAAATGGTAATCCTTGCCTTAACAATATTCTTATTACATTGACAGTTGCCCAAAGACGAGTTTGATATTCATTCTTCTGTTGGTCACTTTGCTTCTGAAGCATTGTACTGGTATGCTTTTTTTGCTGCATTAGGCTTGTACACTTCATTCGTGCTACATTATGATGACTGTTAGGGCCCCCAATATGTAAATCaaatctcttcttctctttccaattGTTAAACCCATCAGATACAAATGCCTCTGTAACAAATCTGTCAGTATGTTCTGCCCTGAAAAGGTAGCAATATTGACAATATGCTCTATGTTTGCTTGGACTGTACTCCAACCAATTCTTATACTCATCAAACCATTTTGGATTAAACTTTCGCTTTTGATGGTTGGGCTGAAAGTCACAATTACGAGGCTGACAAGGGCCTTGCAGAAGATAAGCTCTGCATATACTTTCCCGAACATTTGGATGATAAGTTGACATAGGAGGACGAAGCTCAGGATCTGCAGGCAACTCTGCTTCGTCAAATTCCATATCATTTTGCTTCTCACTTGATTCTCCTTTTCTTGATttgatttcttctccttttgaaCAATGTTTATCAGATGTAGGGATTCACACCACAAACTTATCCATGCctattcattaaaaataaaataaaaaataattaatatataaagAACATGtagttttcataattttatttctttaattttcctAGGGCTCTGTTCTCATGAACAAACGTTTGCAGGAATTGAATCATTGGTTAAAATATCACCATAAATATAATCTTTTGGCGGGTCTTAATTATCTTAAACTAAagcatgtaaaaaataaaaacacataCACCATAATTGCAGAATTTTAGCCTGTCTGAGTTATCTCCTGTCCTAAACAAATATCGTCTATTaagcatataaaaaaacatacaacATATTTGCAGGCTTTTGGCCTGTCTCAGTTATCTCCTgtcctaaacaaatatcttctacTAAAGCAATTTAAAAAACATACACCATATTTACAGGCTTTTGGCCTGTCTCAGTTATCTCCTgtcctaaacaaatatcttctactaaagcatgtaaaaaaatatacaccATATTTGCAGGCTTTTGGCCTGTCTCAGTTATCTCCTgtcctaaacaaatatcttctacTAAAGCATGTAAAAAACATGTATCATAACAACTTCATTATACCTTAATATGCTTAATATCTTTGGGAACTTCTCATGAAAGTCTTCGACTTTGCCCTCTTTTGTTAATGAATAGTCCTGTtcaatacaaaaacaaaacacataAAAGTTCGTCTTTGTTTGAATCAACAATGAACTCATAATTAGGGCAGAGTGAAAGTGAGTTCACTTAACGAATCATGTGAAAGTGAGTCCTTATCCATCTCattaaaataattgagaatttCAGAATGCGTTTTCGTCTTTTCAATGTTTATGTCCTTTATTAAGTAcactttatttttctcttgctgTCGCTAATGAGATCAGTTGCATAAATGGTTATAGCAAAGATGTATATGTGTCTGCATATCTGCGTACTGGTTCCAGACCCAAATTCGGCTGTGCACAGCTATAATCCATCCCAATATTTTCCTCTTTAGAAATTGGGTAACAAATAGAATCCATCCTCCCCAAGATCTGATGCCTCTCCTAACCACCATAATCCAAATCACATTTCCCAAACTCAAGTGCATGAGTGACAAGTCTTAGACCCACGTGTCCTATCTCTCTATTAAGGATTGCTCCAATGGAATTGGGGACGCCACCAACATGCCAAACTAGAGGGCACTGTGATTAGGAGACTTATCACAGGGTGAAAAGTCTGATTTACCATAATTGATCTTTTGGATGGCCATCCATGTGCTTTTGGATGGCCAGACACACATATTATTAACAACTGGCTGAAAATGTTGTGAGGGGATTGGTGGTGGAAAGATGGAGCACAACTCAACGTACTTGTGGCTGTGCCATTTAAAGATGGTCGAACTGGAGTGGCGATTTGCTGGCGAAACCTACCCTTCAAGGTTCCATGGAAGCGATGGTGAGGTGGGAGAGGACAGGCTATTACAATTCAAGCATGGAAGCAGTTTTGTTCTGTTTGGGTGTTATTCAACAGGCTCATTCAGTCAAGATTAACATAATCATCAACACTTTGCAACACATTGTGAAAAATGGCTAATTATACGCAGAAGACAATGCTCAGGATCAATGCTCAGAGCCTAATATTTCTGTTGTTAAAGGCTGGCCCGTCCTTGAGGCTGCccatcttcttttttgctttctgaAGACTGAATTTTGTAAATATTGAGAATGCCCAAAGGGAGACTGGAATCCTTCCCTGGAACCCCAAGATTGAGGCAGGATCTATCTATTGATGATCCCCATTTTTTGGTGTAAATTCCCCCAAATTTTGTCATTAATAAAAGGCAAGGACCCCTTGAATGATCTTGCATTATCAACTTCTCCTCTGAGTTCACAGCATCAATCTTCATGGTTATAAACGTTCAGATCtggtttaaggttttgtttttcaaatgtaCAAGCTCAATGTGGATTTGATTCCTCAAGTAGCTAgtagattcaaatccaaactatTAACATCCCTGTCATCCTGGCCTTCTTTCAAACAAAGGATATCTAGAACTAAAGGGTATGTACATCCATTTACATCCTCAAATATGAAGTTAGATAAATCTATACAGTATGGAAGATCATACTCCTAGTTCCCTACAGTCCCCAAATATTCAACAACGATTTCTTGTGGCCCACAACGGGAAACATAAGGGATAAATTCAGAGCACAGAATGAAGCAGCAAAGCTGCCTATAAAGGCGAGGGTTAAAAGAactcaacttcaaaaattaccATTCCAAgtgttaaaaaataatcaaaattgtCATGTAAGAATTCATAATTATGTTGTGTACATGGTCACGATGTgttcaattgaaaattttgcagaTCCATCACCGCTTTTCACCTTATCACAGGGAAGAGTTCataaaatagttaaaattgATTTCTAGAGTGAAATTAGTTCAATTGCATCACATTCAATTCaacaaatcatatcaaatcTGATTTACCATAATTGATCTTTTGGATGGTCAGATATGTGGATCGaatataataataagaaaaCCTATACCAGCTTCTAATCACAATCAAGGTCTTATCTCAATCCAAcatttaaacaaacaaatctAATCTTACTTTCAACTGCCCAACTGGCGATGGGCGGACCACATCTATAGATTTACAACGGTGTTCAGGAAGGGAGGGTAGGTTACCTTTTCAGAAAGGGAGGGTAGCAGTAGCTTGTTGTCACAAAGCAACCACCGTGGGAGTTGGGTCCGTGGATCTCTGATTCTCTGGGCGCTTCAGCCGCTTCTTCTATCTCTAGCACAAAAATCAGACGCATGAGGCAAAACTCAAAAGCATTGAAAAGGgggaaaacaaatgaaagggCCAACAccattcaagaagaaaagattcattcatgattcaagaagaagaagaagaagcacccTACCAGCTACCGGCTTGACCCTTGCGGCTTGCGCTGCTGCGAGCCTGCGCGGTTGCGGGCCTGCCCTCTGCAGGCTGCAGCCTTGCTCTTCACTCGCCGGTTCGCCCCTTCGTCGCCTTCTACTTTCGGTTTCGACTTTCGGGTGAATTTGGGCGGGCTACGGGTAGAATGCTTTATGTTTTCTGGAGCTGGATCAATTGGACTGCTGGGCctggacccgatccatttcTGGCGTGGGCAGCACGGCGTCAACACACGGGCATGAGGCAGATGAGCCTCCACTTAACTGTGGAGCTTTCTttggctggcgtgggcaggcacCCACGCGTGCCCCACGATGGCTCCGCTACTGCGCCGTGAATAAATTCATATGAAC belongs to Nymphaea colorata isolate Beijing-Zhang1983 chromosome 13, ASM883128v2, whole genome shotgun sequence and includes:
- the LOC116266669 gene encoding uncharacterized protein LOC116266669, translating into MEFDEAELPADPELRPPMSTYHPNVRESICRAYLLQGPCQPRNCDFQPNHQKRKFNPKWFDEYKNWLEYSPSKHRAYCQYCYLFRAEHTDRFVTEAFVSDGFNNWKEKKRFDLHIGGPNSHHNVARMKCTSLMQQKKHTSTMLQKQSDQQKNEYQTRLWATVNVIRILLRQGLPFRGHDESEPSFNRGNFIEILKPFAKINSQIDKVVLKNAPENNKLTSPDIQKDITRACAIETANVIMKELGGTFFSILLDDSRDVSTKEQMAIVLQFVNEKGQVVEQFLALVHVLETSVVSLKAAVEETFCKYGLSIASLRGQGYNGASNMKGAFNGLKTLILNDNESAYYIHCFAHQLQLALVVVAEHHLVTGLFFEILSRLSNFFSTSCKRSELIREAECMRIAEALELSELQTGRGLNQEMSLKRPSDTRWSSHYDASVNLVNMYPSVIKALDFIAKNISKGKWEALELIRSLRNFEFIFGLHLMYKVLGITDTLS